One Brienomyrus brachyistius isolate T26 unplaced genomic scaffold, BBRACH_0.4 scaffold64, whole genome shotgun sequence genomic window carries:
- the LOC125725294 gene encoding divergent protein kinase domain 1C-like isoform X2 translates to MGLPRGSLVPRPLRLKISRRRVGLVILFWFGSWLLLNGLLFVHKTLLSDICTDDRSRRILQRLCEEYRRGVLTGDLCHDLCVSRTLEYERCLYYESGKKVMKADWRGVPVVLKSKLENFYSYENFSLLEYQDAPELLPMDIVLYATLEMKNSLGLEVKSSIVPQLWAHRLRGSQQKVTRAELASLWSLLQQEEYTFFRVLQDLSQHVVKVLGSCGHFYAVEYLIAGQARMQHLFALEELLEIPWRREGASGRRMVLHIALSFMHMIRHFEDDFTHRLHLCDVKPENFAVRKDLTVVAIDADLAFFEPKMRAILEQNCTSNEDCAFFDCSSRCDVRRHRCGSERINSNLQHSLPR, encoded by the exons ATGGGGCTTCCCAGAGGAAGTCTCGTACCACGACCGCTCAGGCTGAAGATCAGCAGGAGGAGAGTCGGGCTGGTCATCCTCTTCTGGTTCGGGTCATGGTTGCTGCTCAACGGGCTGCTCTTCGTCCACAAGACCTTGCTGTCCGACATCTGCACAGATGACCGGAGTCGCAGGATCCTCCAGAGACTG TGTGAGGAGTACAGGCGGGGTGTCCTGACGGGCGACCTCTGCCACGACCTCTGCGTCAGCCGTACCCTGGAGTACGAGCGCTGCCTTTACTACGAGAGCGGCAAGAAGGTGATGAAAGCTGACTGGCGGGGCGTGCCCGTCGTGCTCAAGTCCAAGCTGGAGAACTTCTACTCCTACGAGAACTTCAGCTTGCTGGAGTACCAGGACGCTCCAGAACTTTTACCCATGGACATAGTTCTCTACGCCACGCTCGAGATGAAGAACTCCCTTGGTCTGGAGGTGAAAAGCAGCATTGTTCCCCAGCTGTGGGCCCACCGCCTCAGGGGGAGTCAGCAGAAGGTCACCCGGGCTGAGCTGGCCTCCCTCTGGTCTCTCCTGCAGCAGGAGGAGTACACCTTCTTCAGGGTGCTCCAGGATCTCAGCCAGCATGTGGTGAAGGTTCTGGGCTCGTGCGGCCATTTCTATGCTGTGGAGTACCTCATCGCCGGCCAGGCCAGGATGCAGCATCTCTTTGCCCTTGAGGAGCTTCTGGAGATTCCCTGGAGGAGGGAGGGGGCCTCAGGCAGACGCATGGTGCTCCACATCGCCCTCAGCTTCATGCACATGATCAGGCATTTCGAGGACGACTTCACCCATCGCCTCCACCTCTGTGACGTGAAGCCAGAGAACTTCGCAGTCCGTAAGGACCTCACG GTCGTGGCCATCGATGCAGACCTGGCTTTTTTCGAGCCCAAGATGCGAGCCATTCTGGAGCAGAATTGCACCAGCAACGAGGACTGTGCCTTCTTCGACTGCAGCTCAAGGTGTGACGTGAGGAGACACAGATGTGGCTCAGAGCGCATAAACAGCAACCTTCAG CACTCCCTTCCTAGGTGA
- the LOC125725294 gene encoding divergent protein kinase domain 1C-like isoform X1 yields MGLPRGSLVPRPLRLKISRRRVGLVILFWFGSWLLLNGLLFVHKTLLSDICTDDRSRRILQRLCEEYRRGVLTGDLCHDLCVSRTLEYERCLYYESGKKVMKADWRGVPVVLKSKLENFYSYENFSLLEYQDAPELLPMDIVLYATLEMKNSLGLEVKSSIVPQLWAHRLRGSQQKVTRAELASLWSLLQQEEYTFFRVLQDLSQHVVKVLGSCGHFYAVEYLIAGQARMQHLFALEELLEIPWRREGASGRRMVLHIALSFMHMIRHFEDDFTHRLHLCDVKPENFAVRKDLTVVAIDADLAFFEPKMRAILEQNCTSNEDCAFFDCSSRCDVRRHRCGSERINSNLQVICDKIFRYWFPTTYLDGRAGHPLEVKLRHTVQECAMGAGGRAVQERLLRLLTQLLQDSPGTPADVERHQANGGRINRPDAGFW; encoded by the exons ATGGGGCTTCCCAGAGGAAGTCTCGTACCACGACCGCTCAGGCTGAAGATCAGCAGGAGGAGAGTCGGGCTGGTCATCCTCTTCTGGTTCGGGTCATGGTTGCTGCTCAACGGGCTGCTCTTCGTCCACAAGACCTTGCTGTCCGACATCTGCACAGATGACCGGAGTCGCAGGATCCTCCAGAGACTG TGTGAGGAGTACAGGCGGGGTGTCCTGACGGGCGACCTCTGCCACGACCTCTGCGTCAGCCGTACCCTGGAGTACGAGCGCTGCCTTTACTACGAGAGCGGCAAGAAGGTGATGAAAGCTGACTGGCGGGGCGTGCCCGTCGTGCTCAAGTCCAAGCTGGAGAACTTCTACTCCTACGAGAACTTCAGCTTGCTGGAGTACCAGGACGCTCCAGAACTTTTACCCATGGACATAGTTCTCTACGCCACGCTCGAGATGAAGAACTCCCTTGGTCTGGAGGTGAAAAGCAGCATTGTTCCCCAGCTGTGGGCCCACCGCCTCAGGGGGAGTCAGCAGAAGGTCACCCGGGCTGAGCTGGCCTCCCTCTGGTCTCTCCTGCAGCAGGAGGAGTACACCTTCTTCAGGGTGCTCCAGGATCTCAGCCAGCATGTGGTGAAGGTTCTGGGCTCGTGCGGCCATTTCTATGCTGTGGAGTACCTCATCGCCGGCCAGGCCAGGATGCAGCATCTCTTTGCCCTTGAGGAGCTTCTGGAGATTCCCTGGAGGAGGGAGGGGGCCTCAGGCAGACGCATGGTGCTCCACATCGCCCTCAGCTTCATGCACATGATCAGGCATTTCGAGGACGACTTCACCCATCGCCTCCACCTCTGTGACGTGAAGCCAGAGAACTTCGCAGTCCGTAAGGACCTCACG GTCGTGGCCATCGATGCAGACCTGGCTTTTTTCGAGCCCAAGATGCGAGCCATTCTGGAGCAGAATTGCACCAGCAACGAGGACTGTGCCTTCTTCGACTGCAGCTCAAGGTGTGACGTGAGGAGACACAGATGTGGCTCAGAGCGCATAAACAGCAACCTTCAG GTGATATGTGACAAGATATTTAGGTACTGGTTCCCCACCACGTACCTGGACGGCAGGGCAGGGCACCCCCTGGAGGTGAAGCTGAGACATACCGTCCAGGAGTGTGCCATGGGGGCAGGAGGTCGGGCTGTCCAGGAGCGCCTGCTGAGGCTCCTCACCCAGCTCCTGCAGGACAGCCCGGGGACACCGGCGGACGTGGAGCGACACCAAGCAAACGGCGGCCGAATAAACAGGCCCGATGCGGGCTTCTGGTAG